From a region of the Pseudoxanthomonas sp. X-1 genome:
- the lptD gene encoding LPS assembly protein LptD gives MRRAFRLLPIPFSIALALPAMAADEKPVSYALCPVQDAIPAFDGAPAAVAPQDQAAQRQQSQLLPTDVTGDTLNGNNIDGTANYQGNVRLIRGDQFLNADNLFLNQDNGTYTADGNVRYQDAGIRVIAKRASGNQNDDSHHIEDVQYQLISRRGNGVADTINMVGPQGELIGSTYTTCDPEDPAWQRWYLRSREIDVNTDEGFATAHHAVVRIGNVPILYAPWFKFPIDDRRQTGLLFPRVGLSGKNGLSYEQPIYLNLAPNYDSTLYPRYMSDRGVVFGGEFRYIYHGGEGKLEGAWMPSDDLVRRRERDYANALPGSGDENIYNDPLQDKNRGFFRFRGHHDLNSTWQARADFSWISDSRYLEDNGGISNGTNGGYGYATSALTSTVGVYGRSQYWNAGAETITYTSADYTVDKSTLPYNSLPRLFFNYDRPVLDWLTVGLKSDLSRFDHSDKDGGSRLDLKPYLSVPLRGASWFIEPGLAYRYTAYRLEQGLADQLGGDRTPTRSTPITTVDAGLFFDRDTHWGDTPYLQTLEPRLYYLNVPYRNQNNLPLFDTGDMTYSWGQLFRDNRFSGADRQTDANQLTLALTSRSIRQTDGLEKFNISLGQILYFEDSNVVLNQNSQPIEKGKSAWIVDSNYMPTDRWTLGASYQYDAKNSRADLISFRSRYLIGNDGVVNLSYRYRRDLLKQADLSFLYPINPVWSVVGRYYYSFQDNKLLEAIGGVQWDSCCLAVRLLGRHYVRNLQGESDNQIQVEFVLKGLSSLGQNTDKTLRRGILGYYRDDLYLVPPSVAAPDLDDNDDTGSDPF, from the coding sequence GTGCGCCGAGCCTTCCGCCTGCTGCCCATTCCGTTCAGCATTGCCTTGGCCCTGCCGGCCATGGCCGCCGACGAAAAACCCGTCAGCTACGCGCTGTGTCCGGTCCAGGATGCGATCCCCGCCTTCGATGGCGCGCCGGCCGCAGTCGCGCCCCAGGACCAGGCCGCCCAGCGCCAGCAGAGCCAGCTGCTGCCCACCGATGTGACCGGCGACACCCTCAACGGCAACAACATCGACGGCACCGCCAACTACCAGGGCAACGTGCGCCTGATCCGCGGCGACCAGTTCCTCAATGCCGACAACCTGTTCCTCAACCAGGACAACGGCACCTACACCGCCGACGGCAACGTGCGCTACCAGGACGCGGGCATCCGCGTCATCGCCAAGCGCGCCAGCGGCAACCAGAACGACGACTCGCACCACATCGAGGACGTGCAGTACCAGCTGATCTCCCGCCGCGGCAACGGCGTGGCGGACACCATCAACATGGTCGGCCCGCAGGGCGAGCTGATCGGCTCGACCTACACCACCTGCGACCCGGAAGACCCGGCGTGGCAGCGCTGGTACCTGCGGTCGCGCGAGATCGACGTCAATACCGACGAGGGCTTCGCCACCGCCCACCACGCGGTGGTGCGCATCGGCAACGTGCCGATCCTGTACGCGCCCTGGTTCAAGTTCCCGATCGACGATCGCCGCCAGACCGGCCTGCTGTTCCCGCGCGTGGGCCTGTCGGGCAAGAACGGCCTGAGCTACGAGCAGCCGATCTACCTCAACCTGGCGCCCAACTACGACTCCACCCTGTACCCGCGCTACATGAGCGACCGCGGCGTGGTGTTCGGCGGCGAGTTCCGCTACATCTACCACGGCGGCGAAGGCAAGCTGGAAGGCGCATGGATGCCCAGCGACGACCTGGTGCGCCGCCGCGAACGCGACTACGCCAACGCCCTGCCCGGCAGCGGCGACGAGAATATCTACAACGATCCGCTGCAGGACAAGAACCGCGGCTTCTTCCGTTTCCGCGGCCATCACGACCTCAACAGCACCTGGCAGGCGCGCGCCGACTTCTCCTGGATCAGCGACTCGCGCTACCTGGAGGACAACGGCGGCATCTCCAACGGCACCAACGGCGGCTACGGCTATGCCACCTCGGCGCTGACCAGCACGGTCGGCGTCTACGGGCGCTCGCAGTACTGGAACGCCGGCGCCGAGACCATCACCTACACCTCGGCCGACTACACGGTCGACAAGTCCACCCTGCCCTACAACAGCCTGCCGCGCCTGTTCTTCAACTACGACCGGCCGGTGCTGGACTGGCTGACGGTGGGCCTGAAGAGCGACCTGAGCCGCTTCGACCACAGCGACAAGGACGGCGGCAGCCGGCTGGACCTCAAGCCTTACCTGTCGGTGCCGTTGCGCGGCGCCTCCTGGTTCATCGAACCGGGCCTGGCCTACCGCTACACCGCCTATCGCCTGGAGCAGGGCCTGGCCGACCAGCTCGGTGGCGACCGCACGCCGACCCGCTCCACGCCGATCACCACGGTGGACGCCGGGCTGTTCTTCGATCGCGACACGCACTGGGGCGACACGCCGTATCTGCAGACGCTGGAGCCGCGGCTGTACTACCTCAACGTGCCCTACCGCAACCAGAACAACCTGCCGCTGTTCGACACCGGCGACATGACCTACAGCTGGGGCCAGCTGTTCCGCGACAACCGCTTCTCCGGCGCCGACCGCCAGACCGACGCCAACCAGCTGACGCTGGCGTTGACCAGCCGCAGCATCCGCCAGACCGACGGCCTGGAGAAGTTCAACATCAGCCTGGGCCAGATCCTCTATTTCGAGGATTCCAACGTGGTGTTGAACCAGAACTCGCAGCCGATCGAGAAGGGCAAGTCGGCCTGGATCGTCGACTCCAACTACATGCCCACCGATCGCTGGACCCTGGGCGCGTCCTACCAGTACGACGCCAAGAACAGCCGCGCGGACCTGATCAGCTTCCGTTCGCGCTACCTGATCGGCAACGACGGCGTGGTCAACCTGTCCTACCGCTATCGCCGCGACCTGCTCAAGCAGGCCGACCTGTCCTTCCTCTACCCGATCAACCCGGTGTGGAGCGTGGTCGGGCGCTACTACTACTCCTTCCAGGACAACAAGTTGCTGGAAGCCATCGGCGGCGTGCAGTGGGACAGCTGCTGCCTGGCCGTGCGCCTGCTGGGCCGCCACTACGTGCGCAATCTGCAGGGCGAGTCCGACAACCAGATCCAGGTGGAGTTCGTGCTCAAGGGCCTGTCCTCGCTGGGCCAGAACACGGACAAGACCTTGCGCCGTGGTATTCTCGGCTATTACCGCGACGACCTTTACCTGGTTCCTCCCAGCGTCGCCGCCCCGGATCTCGACGACAACGACGACACCGGCTCCGATCCGTTCTGA
- a CDS encoding peptidylprolyl isomerase codes for MTIRSLFVAGLLAVTVIAPVRAQESQPLDGIAAVVNEDVVLKSELDRAVANVQAQYASNPGQLPPPDVLRRQVLERLVLVKLQVARAQENGISVSDEEVNSAVASVAQQNNTTVDGLRQRLAAEGLSFDEFRSSLRDEITVQRLRQSYGQSRIRVSEAEVDAALKAQANGGVQYHLAHILIGLPEGATAEQIATGQKKAEGVKSLLDRNEMDFSAAAVRYSDSPNALEGGDLGWRSLDEIPVAFVDTLKNMQAGQVVGPIRGPSGFQLLKLVETRDASQAPSQMTTEYHARHILVRVTPVQDAAAAKAKIDTLRARIAGGADFAELAKADSEDANTKNDGGDLGWFTADQFGPDFGQRLTALKDGEVSEPFRTEAGWHIVQREGTRQTDVTDQNRRAQVRDTIGRRKLEEEYNRYLLELRGEAYVSFRTGDAAIDSATPDTAMSAPGAAEEAAKAGKKQRGGDNNDMPGSASSNQMP; via the coding sequence ATGACCATTCGATCCCTTTTCGTTGCCGGCCTGCTGGCCGTGACCGTCATCGCGCCGGTGCGCGCTCAGGAATCCCAGCCGCTGGACGGCATCGCCGCCGTGGTCAACGAGGACGTGGTGCTGAAGAGCGAGCTGGACCGCGCCGTGGCCAACGTCCAGGCCCAGTACGCCAGCAATCCCGGCCAGCTGCCGCCGCCTGACGTGCTGCGCCGGCAGGTGCTCGAGCGCCTGGTGCTGGTCAAGCTGCAGGTCGCCCGCGCCCAGGAAAACGGCATCAGCGTCAGCGACGAGGAAGTCAACAGCGCGGTGGCCAGCGTGGCCCAGCAGAACAACACCACGGTCGATGGCCTGCGCCAGCGCCTGGCGGCCGAAGGCCTTTCCTTCGACGAGTTCCGCAGCTCGCTGCGCGACGAGATCACCGTCCAGCGCCTGCGCCAGAGCTACGGCCAGAGCCGCATCCGCGTCAGCGAGGCCGAGGTCGACGCCGCGCTCAAGGCCCAGGCCAACGGCGGCGTGCAGTACCACCTGGCGCACATCCTGATCGGCCTGCCCGAGGGCGCCACCGCCGAGCAGATCGCCACCGGCCAGAAGAAGGCCGAGGGCGTCAAGAGCCTGCTGGACCGCAACGAGATGGACTTCTCGGCCGCGGCCGTGCGCTATTCCGACAGCCCCAACGCGCTGGAAGGCGGCGACCTGGGCTGGCGCAGCCTGGACGAGATCCCGGTGGCCTTCGTCGACACGCTCAAGAACATGCAGGCCGGCCAGGTGGTGGGCCCGATCCGCGGCCCGTCGGGCTTCCAGCTGCTCAAGCTGGTGGAGACCCGCGACGCTTCGCAGGCGCCCAGCCAGATGACCACCGAGTACCACGCCCGCCACATCCTGGTGCGCGTCACGCCGGTGCAGGACGCCGCGGCGGCCAAGGCCAAGATCGACACCCTGCGCGCCCGCATCGCCGGCGGCGCGGACTTCGCCGAGCTGGCCAAGGCCGACTCGGAGGACGCCAACACCAAGAACGACGGCGGCGACCTGGGCTGGTTCACCGCCGACCAGTTCGGCCCCGACTTCGGTCAGCGCCTGACCGCGCTGAAGGACGGCGAGGTCAGCGAACCGTTCCGCACCGAGGCCGGCTGGCACATCGTCCAGCGCGAAGGCACCCGCCAGACCGACGTGACCGATCAGAACCGCCGGGCCCAGGTGCGCGACACCATCGGCCGGCGCAAGCTGGAAGAGGAGTACAACCGCTACCTGCTGGAGCTGCGCGGCGAGGCCTACGTCAGCTTCCGCACCGGCGATGCGGCCATCGACAGCGCCACGCCGGACACGGCGATGAGCGCGCCTGGCGCGGCCGAGGAAGCGGCCAAGGCCGGCAAGAAGCAGCGCGGCGGCGACAACAACGACATGCCCGGCTCGGCCTCGTCCAACCAGATGCCGTAA
- the pdxA gene encoding 4-hydroxythreonine-4-phosphate dehydrogenase PdxA — translation MMRPDLALVPGEPAGIGPELCIRLVQQPRQDCRLVAFGDADTLHAAARALALPLKLLPADAQPEAPGDLAFVPVPNAVPSAFGAPDPRNAAAVIDALLAAADGCIAGRFAGVVTGPVHKAVINDGGIAYTGTTELLARHAGREVVMMLANQIVRVALVTTHLPLRAVPDAITEAALRHAVHTTAQALREDFGIARPRLCVLGLNPHAGEDGHLGREELDLIIPTLEALRGDGLDLIGPLPADTAFLPDKLTGFDAVLAMYHDQGLPVLKYSGFEHAVNLTLGLPYPRVAVDHGTALPLAGKGVADPSSLFAAVRTCAAMAAHRRTR, via the coding sequence ATGATGCGGCCCGACCTGGCGCTCGTCCCCGGCGAGCCGGCCGGGATCGGGCCGGAACTGTGTATCCGGCTGGTCCAGCAGCCGCGCCAGGACTGCCGGCTGGTGGCCTTCGGCGATGCCGACACCCTGCACGCGGCGGCCCGTGCGCTGGCGCTGCCGCTGAAGCTGCTGCCTGCCGACGCGCAGCCCGAGGCGCCCGGTGACCTGGCCTTCGTGCCGGTGCCCAATGCCGTGCCCAGCGCGTTTGGCGCGCCGGATCCGCGCAACGCGGCGGCAGTGATCGATGCCCTGCTCGCCGCGGCCGATGGCTGCATCGCCGGCCGCTTCGCCGGCGTGGTCACCGGCCCGGTGCACAAGGCGGTGATCAACGACGGCGGCATCGCCTACACCGGCACCACCGAGCTGCTCGCCCGCCACGCCGGCCGCGAGGTGGTGATGATGCTCGCCAACCAGATCGTGCGCGTGGCGCTGGTGACCACTCACCTGCCGCTGCGCGCGGTGCCCGATGCGATTACCGAGGCCGCGTTGCGCCACGCCGTGCATACCACCGCGCAGGCGCTGCGCGAGGACTTCGGCATCGCCCGTCCGCGCCTGTGCGTGCTCGGCCTGAACCCGCATGCCGGTGAGGACGGCCACCTCGGCCGCGAGGAACTGGACCTGATCATCCCCACGCTGGAGGCACTGCGTGGCGATGGACTCGACCTCATCGGCCCGCTGCCCGCCGACACGGCGTTCCTGCCCGACAAGCTGACCGGCTTCGACGCGGTGCTGGCGATGTATCACGACCAGGGCCTGCCGGTACTCAAGTACAGCGGCTTCGAGCACGCCGTGAATCTCACCCTGGGCCTGCCCTACCCGCGCGTGGCGGTCGACCACGGCACCGCGCTGCCGCTGGCCGGCAAGGGGGTGGCCGACCCGTCCAGCCTGTTTGCCGCGGTGCGCACCTGCGCGGCCATGGCCGCGCACAGGCGTACACGGTGA
- the rsmA gene encoding 16S rRNA (adenine(1518)-N(6)/adenine(1519)-N(6))-dimethyltransferase RsmA — protein MTATPHFSAPAKKSLGQHFLHERHYIDRIVQAVDPKPGDTLVEIGPGQGAITFPLLRRHGALTAIEFDRDLIAPLTAAAQGVGELTIIHRDVLSVDFTELAAGRTLRLVGNLPYNLSSPILFHALDHAASIADMHFMLQKEVVDRMAAGPGSKVYGRLSVMLQAYCEVTPLFVVPPGAFSPPPKVDSAVVRLVPRDPVRIEVRDPKRLEAVVRAAFGQRRKTLRNALSGVCEVTQIEAAGIRPDARAEQVAVRDFIALANLPHGEAAEPG, from the coding sequence ATGACCGCTACCCCCCACTTCAGTGCACCGGCCAAGAAGTCGCTCGGCCAGCACTTCCTGCACGAGCGGCACTACATCGACCGCATCGTGCAGGCGGTCGACCCCAAGCCCGGCGATACCCTGGTGGAGATCGGCCCGGGCCAGGGCGCGATCACCTTCCCGCTGCTGCGCCGGCATGGCGCGCTGACCGCGATCGAGTTCGACCGCGACCTCATCGCCCCGCTCACCGCCGCCGCGCAGGGCGTGGGCGAACTGACCATCATCCACCGCGATGTCCTGTCGGTCGACTTCACCGAGCTGGCCGCCGGACGCACGCTGCGCCTGGTCGGCAACCTGCCCTACAACCTGTCCTCGCCGATCCTGTTCCATGCGCTGGACCACGCCGCCTCGATCGCCGACATGCACTTCATGCTGCAGAAGGAAGTCGTCGACCGCATGGCGGCGGGCCCCGGCAGCAAGGTCTACGGTCGACTGAGCGTGATGCTGCAGGCCTACTGCGAGGTGACGCCGCTGTTCGTGGTGCCGCCGGGCGCGTTCAGCCCGCCGCCGAAGGTCGACTCGGCGGTGGTGCGCCTCGTGCCCAGGGACCCGGTGCGCATCGAGGTGCGCGACCCCAAGCGCCTGGAAGCGGTCGTCCGCGCGGCCTTCGGCCAGCGCCGCAAGACCTTGCGCAACGCGCTGTCGGGCGTGTGCGAGGTGACGCAGATCGAGGCCGCCGGCATCCGCCCCGATGCGCGCGCCGAACAGGTGGCCGTGCGCGATTTCATCGCGCTGGCCAACCTGCCGCACGGCGAGGCGGCCGAACCGGGCTGA
- the apaG gene encoding Co2+/Mg2+ efflux protein ApaG, with amino-acid sequence MSSNDYAIDVDVATRFLEERSEPDSGHYVFAYTIVIRNRGTQAARLLARHWEITDGNGRIERVDGEGVVGEQPRLRPGELFQYTSGAVLETDHGTMRGRYDMVADDGTHFDAPIAPFALSVPRTLH; translated from the coding sequence ATGAGCAGCAACGATTACGCCATCGATGTCGATGTGGCCACGCGGTTCCTGGAAGAACGCTCGGAGCCTGACAGCGGCCATTACGTCTTCGCCTACACCATCGTGATCCGCAACCGCGGCACGCAGGCGGCGCGCCTGCTCGCGCGCCATTGGGAGATCACCGACGGCAACGGCAGGATCGAACGCGTCGATGGCGAGGGCGTGGTCGGCGAGCAGCCGCGCCTGCGTCCCGGCGAGCTGTTCCAGTACACCTCCGGCGCGGTGCTGGAGACCGACCACGGCACCATGCGCGGTCGCTACGACATGGTGGCCGACGACGGCACGCACTTCGATGCCCCGATCGCGCCGTTCGCGCTGTCGGTGCCGCGTACGCTGCACTAA
- a CDS encoding symmetrical bis(5'-nucleosyl)-tetraphosphatase has protein sequence MAVWAIGDLQGCYDATARLLEKLDFDPARDRIWFCGDLVNRGGQSLETLRLVYSLRDHCEVVLGNHDLSLLAIGARTEEEQRKVNPDLGRIVQAHDRDTLLEWLRHRELVHVDRELGWMMLHAGLAPRWSCAAAEGYAREVERELRGPGFRKLMRSMYGDKPNWSTGLAGPDRWRAIINVLTRMRYCTPRGRIAMEEKGMPGTQAQGLYPWFDVPGREARDLKIVCGHWSTLGLMLGLGVHAIDTGAVWGGRLTALQLDTDELRVVQVPGRDVDPGTARRD, from the coding sequence ATGGCGGTCTGGGCGATTGGCGACCTGCAGGGCTGTTACGACGCCACGGCACGGCTGCTGGAAAAACTCGACTTCGATCCCGCGCGCGACCGCATCTGGTTCTGCGGTGACCTGGTCAACCGCGGCGGACAGTCGCTGGAGACCCTGCGCCTGGTGTATTCGCTGCGCGACCACTGCGAGGTGGTGCTGGGCAACCACGACCTGTCGCTGCTGGCGATCGGCGCGCGCACCGAAGAGGAACAGCGCAAGGTCAATCCGGACCTGGGCCGGATCGTGCAGGCGCACGACCGCGACACGCTGCTGGAGTGGCTGCGCCACCGCGAGCTGGTGCATGTGGACCGCGAACTGGGCTGGATGATGCTGCACGCCGGCCTGGCCCCGCGCTGGAGCTGCGCCGCGGCCGAGGGCTATGCGCGCGAGGTGGAAAGAGAGCTGCGCGGCCCGGGCTTCCGCAAGCTGATGCGCAGCATGTACGGCGACAAGCCCAACTGGTCCACCGGCCTGGCCGGTCCGGACCGCTGGCGCGCGATCATCAACGTGCTCACCCGCATGCGCTACTGCACGCCGCGCGGGCGCATCGCGATGGAGGAAAAAGGCATGCCGGGCACGCAGGCGCAGGGCCTGTATCCGTGGTTCGACGTGCCGGGCCGCGAGGCCCGCGACCTGAAGATCGTCTGCGGCCACTGGTCGACGCTGGGACTGATGCTCGGCCTGGGCGTGCACGCCATCGATACCGGCGCGGTCTGGGGCGGCAGGCTCACCGCGCTACAGCTGGACACCGACGAACTGCGCGTGGTGCAGGTGCCGGGGCGCGATGTCGATCCGGGCACGGCCCGGCGCGATTAG
- a CDS encoding dihydrofolate reductase, with translation MTQASSGAPASSGPRISLVAALDRHNAIGRDNDLPWRLPDDLKRFKALTLGKPVLMGRKTAQSLGRALPGRLNLVLTRSVQVPFAGMVAVESLEAAIELARERGAAELCVIGGGQVYALALPLADALYLTHVDTQVQGAEAFFPRFDPAQWRVTARQPHAADERHALAFEFVDYVRQA, from the coding sequence ATGACGCAGGCCTCGTCCGGGGCGCCCGCGTCCTCCGGGCCCCGCATCTCGCTCGTCGCCGCGCTCGACCGCCACAACGCCATCGGCCGCGACAACGATCTGCCGTGGCGCCTGCCCGACGACCTCAAGCGCTTCAAGGCGCTGACCCTGGGCAAGCCGGTGCTGATGGGGCGCAAGACCGCGCAGTCGCTGGGGCGTGCGTTGCCGGGGCGGTTGAACCTGGTGCTGACGCGCAGCGTGCAGGTGCCGTTCGCGGGCATGGTCGCGGTCGAGTCGCTGGAAGCGGCGATCGAGCTGGCGCGCGAACGCGGCGCCGCGGAGCTGTGCGTGATCGGCGGTGGCCAGGTGTATGCGCTGGCCTTGCCGCTGGCCGACGCGCTGTATCTGACCCACGTGGACACCCAAGTGCAGGGCGCCGAGGCGTTCTTCCCGCGTTTCGATCCAGCGCAGTGGCGCGTCACGGCGCGCCAGCCGCATGCGGCCGACGAGCGCCACGCGCTGGCGTTCGAGTTCGTGGATTACGTCAGGCAGGCCTAG